The DNA region CTCGGCAAGGACCTGGCCCGCCTGTCCAACTGGAAGGTGCCTCAGATGCGCCGCCAGTTGGGCACGGTGTTCCAGGACTTCCGGCTCCTGCCCAACAAGACCGTCGCCGAGAACGTGGCCTTCGCCCAGGAGGTCATCGGCAAGCCCCGCGGCGAGATCCGCAAGGCCGTGCCGCAGGTGCTCGACCTCGTCGGTCTCGGGGGCAAGGAGGACCGCATGCCCGGCGAGCTCTCCGGTGGTGAGCAGCAACGCGTCGCGATCGCGCGGGCGTTCGTCAACCGCCCGATGCTGCTGATCGCCGACGAACCGACGGGCAACCTCGACCCGCAGACCTCCGTGGGAATCATGAAGCTGCTGGACCGGATCAACCGGACCGGCACCACCGTGATCATGGCGACCCACGACCAGAACATCGTCGACCAGATGCGCAAGCGCGTCATCGAGCTCGAGCAGGGCCGTCTCGTGCGTGACCAGGCGCGCGGCGTCTACGGCTACCAGCACTAGGGCGTGTTTCGAAAGTCCCGCCTGCCCGGGGGCGTCTGGCACGCACGCTCGCCGCGTTGTCGGGATCACCCCGATACACCCGGTATCGAGGCGACCCTCCGCCTTGCGATCGCACGCACCAGACGCCCCCGGGCCTACCCTTCGGGCAGACGACGCTACTTTCGAGACACGCCCTAGGCCGACACGTCCTGGGAGGGGCCGCCCCCTCCACGCACCTGCACGAGCATCGAGTACTGAAAGGACGCCATGCGCGCCCAGTTCGTCCTGTCGGAGATCGGCGTCGGTCTTCGTCGCAACCTCACGATGACCTTCGCGGTCGTGGTCTCCGTCGCTCTCTCGCTCGCCCTGTTCGGCGGCGCGCTGCTGCTGCGCGAGCAGGTCGGCTCGATGAAGACCTACTGGTACGACAAGGTCAACGTCTCGATCTTCCTCTGCAACAAGAACGACGCCAAGGACGTGCCCAAGTGCGCCAAGGGTGCCGTCACCGCGGACCAGAAGAAGGAGATCAAGGCCGACCTCGAGAAGATGGACGCCGTCGAGAAGCCGGTCCTCTTCGAGACGGTCGACGAGGCGTACAAGCACTACCAGGAGGAGTTCGGCGACTCGCCGATGGCCGGCAGCATCACGCCGGACCAGATGCAGGAGTCCTTCCGGGTCAAGCTCAAGGACCCGCAGAAGTACAAGGTGGTCGCGACGGCCTTCGCGGGTCGTGACGGGGTGCAGTCCGTCCAGGACCAACGGAGCATCCTGGACAACCTCTTCGAGCTGATGAACGGCATGAACGTGGCCGCGATCTTCCTGATGGCGCTGATGCTGATCATCGCGTTGATGCTCATCGTGAACACCGTGCGCGTCTCGGCGTTCAGCCGGCGACGGGAGACCGGCATCATGCGGCTGGTGGGGGCGTCCGGCTTCTACATCCAGATGCCGTTCATCATGGAGGCGGCCTTCGCCGGTCTGATCGGCGGACTGCTCGCCTGCGTCATCCTGCTCGCCGGCCGGTACTTCCTCATCGACGGTGGTCTGGCGCTCCAGGAGAAGCTGAACCTGATCGACTTCATCGGCTGGGAGGCCGTGATCACGAAGCTTCCGCTGGTGCTCGCCATCGGGTTGCTGATGCCCGCAGTTGCCGCACTGTTCGCGTTGCGCAAGTACCTGAAGGTGTGACGATCGCCCCGTGCGGCGCGCGGCCGACGAGCCGTGTGCCGTAGGGGCGTTGTCCTAGACTCGGCGTCATGACGGGCCTCACGAAACCCTTGGTTCCCCGCGGTGTCCGCCGCGGGGCGGCCCTGACACTGGTCTTCGCGAGCGTGCTGGCCACGGCCGCGGCGACCGGGTCCCTGC from Streptomyces sp. B1I3 includes:
- the ftsE gene encoding cell division ATP-binding protein FtsE, with the protein product MIRFDNVSKTYPKQSRPALRDVSLDIEKGEFVFLVGSSGSGKSTFMRLILREERASQGTVHVLGKDLARLSNWKVPQMRRQLGTVFQDFRLLPNKTVAENVAFAQEVIGKPRGEIRKAVPQVLDLVGLGGKEDRMPGELSGGEQQRVAIARAFVNRPMLLIADEPTGNLDPQTSVGIMKLLDRINRTGTTVIMATHDQNIVDQMRKRVIELEQGRLVRDQARGVYGYQH
- the ftsX gene encoding permease-like cell division protein FtsX produces the protein MRAQFVLSEIGVGLRRNLTMTFAVVVSVALSLALFGGALLLREQVGSMKTYWYDKVNVSIFLCNKNDAKDVPKCAKGAVTADQKKEIKADLEKMDAVEKPVLFETVDEAYKHYQEEFGDSPMAGSITPDQMQESFRVKLKDPQKYKVVATAFAGRDGVQSVQDQRSILDNLFELMNGMNVAAIFLMALMLIIALMLIVNTVRVSAFSRRRETGIMRLVGASGFYIQMPFIMEAAFAGLIGGLLACVILLAGRYFLIDGGLALQEKLNLIDFIGWEAVITKLPLVLAIGLLMPAVAALFALRKYLKV